The genomic interval CCCCTAGCTGTCACATGGTGGATGGACCAGAGTGGGGAAGTAGGGAGTTGCAAGGTTGGAGGGAACCAGCATAGGGAAGACTCCATATGGAAGAGGGCTCAGGCCAAGCTGTAAGGAGAGGAAGGATTCCTCTCTACCCCAAACCCCACTCTTGAACTGTAGTGTGCCCATTCCTTAGCCTGTTCAATGATTACCAAGCCCCCAGGCTACCATGGAGAAACCAGGAAGACTGGCCAACATTCCAGCTCGTTTACCTGGTTCTGAAGCCAGACAGGCTCTGTGGGACCTAAATCCGAGGATTCGGTTTCTGAGAGAGAAATGGACATACCAAAAACCTTTCCAAACACTGTTTACTTCACTAAAATCTGGAGAGAGGCAATAAAAAGGTACGCCAACACCTGGGACGCCAAGCTAGGAGTGTACATTGACAACAGCAACATACAGGGCCAAGGTGCTGAGGGCCAGCAGACCTGTCACTACTGCCCGGGCAAGCAGTGCTGTCCAACTACCCAAGGAGCAGAGGTGGACGAAGGTCCTGTGGGGAAACATCAcgatgaggaaaggaaagagaaaacacaccCCCATTTGAACCCAGCCTCACACCCCACCCAGCTCACTCCATGACAAAGGCCTTGTAGACACTAAGGAACATCAGGAGGAGAACCGCGGGCCGGAAGGTGTGGTACAGGTCGTAGCGTGTTATCATCCAGACCTGAGCCGATGCAACGATGTAGTGGACctgcagaggaggagggaaggaaatgggGAGTTGGGGCCAAGTTTTTGGGAGAAGAGAGGCTAACAGTATGAAGGTAGGATAGGGTTAGACTGCATACCAGACTGATGTTGGAGTCTATGCTCATCTGGATATATTTCCAGTCAAATTCAATGCCTCGGGCTCCCACCCAGAGAGGGATGCAGCTGAGGAAGGCAAAGGGAGGCAGTCTCTAGTACccagactcccccacccccagcacccagCCTCTAATCACCTCCCCTCAACACCCCTGTGGGACCCAGCTGTCCTTTCCCAGAAGTCTGGCCTCCAGGTTGCTCCACACACCGGGACATAATGAGTTCAGCAGTGGCCCAGCCCAGGGCAGCGACCATGATCTTGTACTCCCCCTTGCCTGCATTCCGGGACATGACAAGGTTTAGACCCATCAGGTCTGCCACATCCACACTGGCCTTCATGAATTCCTGTAGGTCAGGTAGAGGCTCGGGTAAACACAAGGACCAGGAGAACCCACTCATGCACTCCCATGCCCCTCCCTTGTTCTACTTACCCCAATGAAGTCATAGATGCCACCTTCCCAGGTGGGGAAGAAAGTGGCCAAGAACAACATCTGAGATCAGAAAGTAGAAAGGTCACCGGAAGGCGAGGgcgattaaaaacaaacaaaactgcgTGGATACTGTGGAAAATGGGTGTGCAAGTAGAGGGCATGAAGCTGAGTTCTGGGGGTCATTCTAGGTGTGAGTGGCAAGATCACAAGATCTGGGGAGAGAGGGGGCAAGTGCCTGGTTTCTAGAAGTCTAGAAGTTCACGGGAGAATCTGATGTCTAGAAATGCCGAAGTGAATGCATGCGTAGCATAGGCAGCACCATGCGACACCCTGTGGGTGAAATATCGCACTAAGAGGTTTTCTCATTTTACAACAGTGCTAAGAAAAAGTTGCATTAGGGACTCTCCTGGGCTTGCATCCCTTCTAAGGTACTCAGGCATAGTCTCTAAGCGTTGTCTCGAGAGTGGTCCTATAGAAGGTGACA from Arvicanthis niloticus isolate mArvNil1 chromosome 1, mArvNil1.pat.X, whole genome shotgun sequence carries:
- the Tmem147 gene encoding BOS complex subunit TMEM147 isoform X2, with the protein product MQRPMLFLATFFPTWEGGIYDFIGEFMKASVDVADLMGLNLVMSRNAGKGEYKIMVAALGWATAELIMSRCIPLWVGARGIEFDWKYIQMSIDSNISLVHYIVASAQVWMITRYDLYHTFRPAVLLLMFLSVYKAFVMETFVHLCSLGSWTALLARAVVTGLLALSTLALYVAVVNVHS
- the Tmem147 gene encoding BOS complex subunit TMEM147 isoform X1, coding for MTLFHFGNCFALAYFPYFITYKCSGLSEYNAFWKCVQAGVTYLFVQLCKMLFLATFFPTWEGGIYDFIGEFMKASVDVADLMGLNLVMSRNAGKGEYKIMVAALGWATAELIMSRCIPLWVGARGIEFDWKYIQMSIDSNISLVHYIVASAQVWMITRYDLYHTFRPAVLLLMFLSVYKAFVMETFVHLCSLGSWTALLARAVVTGLLALSTLALYVAVVNVHS